The proteins below are encoded in one region of Leucoraja erinacea ecotype New England chromosome 26, Leri_hhj_1, whole genome shotgun sequence:
- the fam110d gene encoding protein FAM110A — protein sequence MLLLGLAVGSLCCPDGCKMKPVTPASSPPPLRLLNRGPEYLRKQMQSDNRSRALSAVERLEADKSKYVKSQQAMAAKLEAIIGPCASPLPFTGNWKGPHDIGDPCQEFNARKENANMEELNNARNVLLYKPIPDAVVTRRTISKRAMRPDSLVIYRQKRDCKIGGAESSRGYNFIRRLFQGSMRDKQAVSLELPKVILKEDGGSFSEGDPHTCHLTDGGEAQAENHLVHPVSHKEGTGCSLPPLPIADTQPLPSEATEASGRAALRNGTLQRSNSDLPLRGSLALSEKDRFFNHCGLDLDVAEHLGLARFSSTNSDSTLPRLPSAGKAGSESSEFSRWSRDGEGLYEEEIHEQMSFGISVIERNARVIKWLYGCKKAKEGPRESTV from the coding sequence ATGCTGCTACTGGGTTTGGCTGTGGGCTCCTTGTGTTGTCCTGACGGGTGCAAAATGAAGCCAGTCACGCCGGCCAGCTCCCCTCCGCCCCTCAGACTGTTGAACAGAGGGCCTGAGTATCTCCGCAAGCAGATGCAGAGCGATAACAGGAGTCGGGCGCTGAGCGCTGTCGAGAGGCTCGAGGCGGACAAGTCCAAGTACGTTAAAAGTCAGCAGGCGATGGCCGCCAAGCTGGAGGCCATCATTGGTCCTTGTGCATCGCCACTGCCTTTCACTGGGAACTGGAAGGGGCCACACGATATCGGAGACCCGTGCCAGGAATTTAATGCCAGGAAAGAGAATGCAAACATGGAGGAGCTCAACAACGCCAGGAATGTCTTGCTGTACAAGCCAATCCCTGACGCTGTGGTTACCAGGAGGACCATCTCCAAGAGAGCCATGAGACCAGACTCCCTGGTCATCTACCGACAGAAGCGGGATTGTAAGATCGGGGGGGCCGAGTCCTCCAGGGGCTACAACTTCATTCGGCGACTGTTCCAGGGGTCGATGAGGGACAAGCAGGCGGTCTCCCTGGAATTGCCGAAGGTGATCCTGAAGGAGGATGGCGGGTCCTTCTCTGAAGGTGACCCACACACTTGTCACCTGACCGACGGTGGGGAGGCCCAGGCCGAGAATCACCTTGTCCACCCTGTTTCCCACAAAGAGGGCACTGGCTGCTCTCTGCCGCCCCTCCCCATCGCCGATACACAACCACTGCCAAGCGAGGCCACGGAAGCTAGCGGGCGAGCAGCGTTACGCAACGGGACTTTGCAACGCTCAAACTCTGACCTCCCTCTCCGTGGCTCCCTGGCCCTGTCAGAAAAGGACCGGTTCTTCAATCACTGTGGCCTGGACCTGGACGTGGCAGAACACCTCGGACTGGCGAGGTTCTCGTCTACTAACTCGGACTCCACCTTGCCCAGGCTTCCGAGCGCCGGCAAGGCCGGGAGTGAAAGCAGCGAATTTTCTCGCTGGAGTCGAGATGGAGAGGGACTTTATGAAGAAGAAATCCATGAGCAAATGTCTTTTGGGATCTCTGTCATAGAAAGGAATGCTCGGGTCATCAAGTGGCTATATGGCTGCAAAAAGGCCAAAGAGGGTCCCAGGGAGTCTACAGTGTAG